The DNA window GATAATCAATTGTGATTGTGGTGATTGCTAGAACATTTGCAAATGATCTATCTTATAAATCCAGTATTGGTGGTATAGTCGAAAAAGAATTGTCgctttttattttattggTCATCGAAAGAAGGTATAGAAAACCTGGTGTAATATAAACGATGCTGCGCATACAGCTGAATAAAACGGCATTTATTCAGCTTACATAGCTATTTCAATCAGTCTAGTAATGTTGGTTAGTAGAGTTGGAGTAGAACCCAACAAAGGTTGGGGTTTGGACTGGCTTTTCTAACGTattggaggaggaggagtaGGCAGTAGCAGCAGGTCCAGTACTCTCGGTGTCATGGACAGTTGTAGTGACAGTCACGTACTGAGTGGTAGCATACTGTGTAACAGTCACAGTCTCTTGGGCAGGGCAATCATTGTTGTCGGTGGCAAGAAGGACGGTGTTGTGGAAATCGGTAGTGACGTATGGCGTGCCTTCAGCTGGGGTGACAGTCTTGACTGTCGTGACAGACGCGGTGGTGAAAATGTCAGGGGTGGTGCGAGTGCCAGAATTAGCTGCGTCACTTGAGTTTGCATGAGCCGTAGGAGCAGTGTTGTCGaaggtggtggtggggaTGTCCAGAGTGATAGTGGTCAACAATGTAACAGTGGAGGTagtatcatcatcactgtTGACAGAAGTGTACAATCCGTTTGGAAGAGCAATTTCAGAATGAGAGTAAGGAATAGAACTGTAGGAGAAAACGGAGGCGGAAGAACTTGATGATGGGCTTAAAGTGGTGATAGTCTGATTGGAATAGAGAGGTTGGGCGAATACAGCGGTAGAAGCAAAAGCTAACAAGCTGGCAGAAACAGAGAACTTCATTTGgtaatctttttttgtaagtttttcaaaaggaaCGACTAAGTTATAATAGCACTTATTAaaagttaataaagaaTGGACGAGTTTAGGAATACTCAAGCGCTTGTAAAATAAAGTCTTAGACTTTGCTTTGTTCTTTGACAGTTAGAAGTTCTTTAAAAAACCAAGAGTTATCAAATGGTAGTAcgtaaaaaaaaatacatcCTTCCCAAGCACGCGCCAGTTTACCactactatatatatatactcGCCTTTCTGAGATGCCTGATAGGGAGAATCACTTTGAAATCTGTCTTTACGAACATAGACTGCCGTTTGTATTCGCGCCACACTATTAAGGACAGCTCTTGCTGTTTCACCGTCTTCGCATTCTCTTACCGGGGGCAGCTGCACGCACACGCACAAACGTATCTCTTTTACCTCGAGCCGCCTTGAGAACTTTTCTCGAAAGGCGAGTTCGCGTCGAACGTGCATATGCATGCAGCTGCATCTAGGTAATTTCCTAATTAGAATTGCATACTGAAGATTCCTATAAAAAAGACGAAGTAAATGCCGTTATATTGGGAACGCAAGTGGGAGTGGGTGGGTGCAAGAAGGCGGAGAAGATCCCTTCTATCCCGAGGCCGCTCGAAACTGGACAACAAGATGCAGTTGGTTTTGTATTGTTTTCTTATTGTTTTCGTATCGTTTTCATGAGGGCGACAACTCAGGTTCATGAAGTATGCGCAGGAGAGTATTTGAGTTATATAGAATGTGGGTACACAGTTTCTTTTATCTTTGAGGGTATTTTCAGAAAGCTGGCCTGTACAGGAACTGAGTGAATATAATATGCTGGTTGTTTAAGAAGATAATTGCTTACGTAGGATGGGCTTAGAGAAATCAATGGCTAGGTAAGGGGAATGTGGCAAAAGGAGCGTGGATCAAGTTGAAGAGTTGGCTTGTGGGTGAGGTTTGTAGTGAAGAATGGTGCGGCTGCAGGGTACGTAAGTGGaacattctttttttgtagGTTGCACTCATTAAATAGGCAGGTAGCAAAAGTGGATGATTTTTTGGGGGGTGGGTTGCTATTACGGGTTTAAAGTAAATATTCAAGCTATCTTGTTGTAGAAGAAATGTAGTATGAATTGTAAATAACAACGGCCATGGCAACcgaaaaataaagatgGCACGGTGGTTTTCATGTTTGTAAAGAATGGCGAGGATCTTCCTTTAAGAATCATATAGCGCTTCGGTggaggggggggggggggggggtaCTTTAGGAAAAGTGGGTTGGGACATCTGTTCTATTTGATTATGGCTTATATGTTGTAGGAGACGGTTGCTTTTTGGGAGTTTTGTTTTAGCATGTAGTGTcacattttccaaaatggAACCATGGAGGTAgatattttctttctaCTTGGCCACTTGTGGCAGAGATGCAGACATTATAAGATAATCTATCTTTGTATAGACCGTACGTTAAAGGATCTAAAAAACACTAAACTGTGCCGTAAGAGGCCTTTATGATCTGATTGTATGTAGAAACGTAAATGCCATTCTCTTCGATGATGGATTCCTGATCGAAgctattgatattttgcttGTTCAAGTGGTCCGAAGGTAGCttaatgatattatcaataCAGAAATATTGAAAGCAGTTAAGGGCGACAGGGAACACAAACATTACTAGGAAAACTTGAAAGTTGGGCCAACGATCGGACCAACCAAGAACAAGGTTTGCAAAGAAATCTGCAAAGGTTTCAAAGTAACTTAATATGAGGTAAATGCAGCCCTTCATCAACGCTAACCCAGAGATAAAGATTAATAACTGTTTTAAGAAAGCTGTAAACATCGGCCCCTGCTTTGAACTAGAGTGTTGTGAGCTGTAAATATCTGGCTTTTCCAAAACAGGATAGTAGTTACCACTTTCAATATTGGTGACgttaaaatatttcattgtTTTGTAAATCAATCGCAACCAGCACCAAAGTATTGGTATCCCCACCGTGGTGTCCATCAAAAGATTGATAAAATACCAGTCGCACTGCTCGCCTTTGTCCTCACCATGACCCCTGTAATCTACTGCAATATTGAACAGCAAACCCTTAGCCTTTAAAATGCTTAAGATCACGTTTAGAAAATGTACCCCTAGCGATCCAAACATTTGTTTCCCCAAATCATACGACCAAACGATCCACGTTCTTTTCGGATGCTCATAATGTCTCTTGATCAACAACCCTCCGATCGCCGCAGTACCCATACAGAACTGTATCAGTATTGATACAAATCCCAACAATTGGCAAGATTCTTGATCTTCATCCATGTTTCTAGCTTTTTTTCTACTTCTGGCTAAGCAATCGTCTAGTAATATAAATCTTTGACAATAGTTATAACACCGACTTCAAACCTTTTTGAGAATGAACTCATTATTAGCATGACGACGTTCGTCTTAAAATTATGATGATGCTTTTGCGGAGAGAATCCCTTACATTAAAGAAAGTCGTTTGAGATGACTATTGAACTGCAGCAACCGTTTACATACCAATTACTGTTGAGGATGCTTAGAACAAGCTCCTGCATGTATGTAATAGTTCAGAGAGTTGGGGTGAGGGTGGTTCGGTGGCATTTTTGTTCAGTTTTAGAATCATGCCTGCATCGAATTTCGCGTTATTCCAGACACTCTTTGAGCCGGGGTCGTTTTTGTCTTGTAGTGATATGATAGACTTGAATAATAGCAGTAAAGAGTCGGTGTATTTGGTCAACAAAAGATTGCTTCCGTTCGGGCTGCAATCGTGTAGATACATGCCTATGGATTTCGTCATGTGGAATAAATATTGGATTGATGTCCCCTCGTTGCTCGTTGTAACGTCGTTAAACCTGAAGATGGCGTCGAATAGTTTGGAAAAGGTATCTTCTGAAGCATTATCTCGCTGTTTCGAAATTTTATCCAACATAAGACAGGCAGGTACGCCTCCGATCTCTGCGACCATGTCTTGGAGCAGTGTGGCAGCGAGTAGAGAAGAGCCCGTGAAGGTTACAAGAATCTTGTTGAGCAATCCCTCGAGTATGGGTGAGACGCTCGGGTAATATCTACACTGGTCGTGGCATAGTTTCAGAAGATTAAATAGGCGGGAATGATCGCTAACGGGGAAAGTTGAAACTGTGGATAGATTCAAGcactttttgaaaatgtcGAGGAAACTTTGATACTGGATAGGATCTTTGAAATACACAGTGCAGTTAACGAACTGAGCCAGGGAGGTGTGGCGGAGTATTTCCTCAACATCATTCCTCTCAGATATCGAGTTTGAGAGAACGAATAACGCGGCAGAAATAACATATCCATTCTTagatgaattcaaaagCTCATAGCACATAGGACGATCCTGTTTGTTGGAATTTATTTTACTGGCAGAAACATAGCCTATACTTGATGTGATGCTCCTCATCACGATCAGCTTATTGATAAAAGTCTTTTCGTATAGGATATCTAAAGTCTCTAGTAGTGTACGTTGAAGCTTGGAATTTCTACAGAGATCCGAAAAGTCTAATTTGGAGTTTTTATCCAAACAAGTCTCGATGATTTGTGTTAAACAGATCACAATTTCATTGCACggttcttcttcttcttcttcttgttgttgttgttgttgttgctcCTCTTCCGCAGACGAATCTCTAGTGTTACTTGATTCAAGCGTGGCAGCAGCTCGTCTTAATAATGTGGCAAAGAACATAATGTTCTCAATATCAAATTGCGAATAAAAAACACCCATAATATCACACAAGAATTGCAATCCAAGTACAACTGCACTTGAAAACTCTTCTTCAAGATAATCCTGCGAGTGTCTTTTCAAGAACAGTATCAATGGGCCAACTACAGGTTCAACACACCGACTGCGATACTCCTCGCTTTCAAAGCAAAGATTCCGCACCATAACTATTGTCCTCATCTGCAACCCACTAATACACCGGTCTGCAGATTctaacttcaaaatcagTCCAACGTGATAGTCTAAAATCTCATTTCTCTTAGTCGAATGTGGCTCAATAAACAGTTTCCGATTTTTATCGTTGTCAATAAAACAGTTGGCTATACAACGAATAACCTCAGAGCCTAATTGGAACAATTCTGCCTTATTCTCCCCTCCATGGAACGCACCATCCAATATTACGCCCAGGCTCCGGAATAACTTGCCTAACAATCCAGACTCCCTCACAATATCCCTATTAGATTGAGACCGTAGATGTACAGCTAAACGATCCAATACTGATACATAACTTCCTAAGCAGCCTTCTTCCTCTACTTTTATATCTAGTGCCTTATCCGCCTCCAACACTTCCTTCAAACCAAACAATATCTCCTCATAATCCATAACGACCGATAACACTGCCGAAATATCACTCACTGTCTTCTAGGATTCATGCTATAAAAATTCCTGCACAACTTTTTACTTAAACTTAATGAGGTagaaaactgaaaaatcaATGCTAAACGAAAAAAACCTACCTACCAATTATTTTGACATATATAATGTGTCCTCCTTACGAAATTTACTGGCTCATCTCATTGATGAACCTATAATTGACCTACTCACAAAACTGAATCGAAATTATCCTTCCAATGGCCTATGCTGTCCTTTATTGATAACTCatttcatatttttgaaCCCGGATTTGACTTTAAAAAGTCTGCAtagatttcaaaattttacaaaattacTACGTTATCTTATCTACAAATTACAAAACTTCACACTTAATAGAGACATACAACCTAGCAAGCTAATTGCCTAACAAATAGGAAATCCTCTCTATCACCACCATCCTGAGATACAGTTCTCAACCATTAATACCATTTGCTTTATATGAATTTAGCACATCTGACCCCAGAAAAGAAACTGATTAAACGTTTTTTATCGCTCGAGACTCTATAAGCgtagaaaaaaaagttcaGTATCCGCGATTAATGAAAGTCAGTTACATGCAAAGTCAGTGTCTCTAAAAGCAAATCAGTGGCATATTAAAAAGTATTCTTATACTTAGTGGGCTATAGAATCATTCTTATCAAGAAGAACAACGTAATGGGGAAGTTAAAGCTCGAGGAATTGCCCTATTATAATCCGGCGACCGAAAGAAAAGTTGCGTTAGTCACCGGTGGTAACAGCGGTATTGGCTGGTATACTGTTTTACATCTCTATATGCACGGTTTTATCGTATATGTTGGCGGTCGAAACAGTTCCAAAGTTCACAAGGCCATAAATGAGATCAAGGAAGAGGCGGAAAGGAGACAGGACCATTCTGTCACTGACACAGAAAATGAACCAGAACGAAGTTTCGGGGAGATGCGTTACTTGGCTATCGATTTGACAGACTTGAAGTCTGTAGATAAAGCAGCCCAGAAATTCATGTCGTGCGAAAATTCTCTCGATGTGCTCATAAACAATGCGGGAGTCATGGCTTTGCCCTATGAGCTTACTATCGACGGGTTAGAGGTGCAGATGCAGACGAATTATGTTTCGCATTTCCTTCTTACTATGAGACTTTTACCGTACGTTAAGAAGTGCTATGGGAGGGTAATCACGCTGTCTTCGATTGGGCATAATCTCCAATTTAGGCATTTCAGTCTGGATCAACATTTTGATTACAGGCCAAACATTCTGTTTACATGGATGCGATATGCGATGGCTAAAACCGCTTCCATCCAATTCACTAAAATGCTTGCAATTAAGCACCCAGATGTCATGTGCATCTCTGTACACCCAGGCTTGGTCATGAACACAAACTTGTTCAGTTACTGGACTCGCCTCCCCATTGTTGGCATCATTTTCTGGAtattatttcaaataatcggcttcttctttggtgTCTCCAACGAAGAAGGTTCCCTGAGCACATTGAAAAGTGCCCTTTCTACAAACCTAACCTTGGAGAAAGATAACGGAAAATACTTCACTACAGGGGGGGTAGAATCAAAACCTAGCTCCGTGGCCAAGAACCTGGATCATGCCGCTTCCACATGGATATGGACCGTTCATAAACTACGTGATAGAGGTTTCAACGTTTAAATCAATTGATATGAATAGTATAATCTCCAGACcaaagattaaaaaaataaaaaaattacataTCAAACATTGAAATTCATTTCATTGCAGGTAATAAGTAATTAGTTGGATAGACTGGATATATAGAGGCAGGTCTTTAATCTCATCCGAGTTCTCATACCAACTTCATTTCATTGACTCATCTCTCTTCACTATTAATCGT is part of the Eremothecium cymbalariae DBVPG#7215 chromosome 2, complete sequence genome and encodes:
- the SRL1 gene encoding Srl1p (similar to Ashbya gossypii AAL092C) encodes the protein MKFSVSASLLAFASTAVFAQPLYSNQTITTLSPSSSSSASVFSYSSIPYSHSEIALPNGLYTSVNSDDDTTSTVTLLTTITLDIPTTTFDNTAPTAHANSSDAANSGTRTTPDIFTTASVTTVKTVTPAEGTPYVTTDFHNTVLLATDNNDCPAQETVTVTQYATTQYVTVTTTVHDTESTGPAATAYSSSSNTLEKPVQTPTFVGFYSNSTNQHY
- a CDS encoding uncharacterized protein (similar to Ashbya gossypii AAL091C) yields the protein MDEDQESCQLLGFVSILIQFCMGTAAIGGLLIKRHYEHPKRTWIVWSYDLGKQMFGSLGVHFLNVILSILKAKGLLFNIAVDYRGHGEDKGEQCDWYFINLLMDTTVGIPILWCWLRLIYKTMKYFNVTNIESGNYYPVLEKPDIYSSQHSSSKQGPMFTAFLKQLLIFISGLALMKGCIYLILSYFETFADFFANLVLGWSDRWPNFQVFLVMFVFPVALNCFQYFCIDNIIKLPSDHLNKQNINSFDQESIIEENGIYVSTYNQIIKASYGTV
- the BEM4 gene encoding Bem4p (similar to Ashbya gossypii AAL090C) — protein: MDYEEILFGLKEVLEADKALDIKVEEEGCLGSYVSVLDRLAVHLRSQSNRDIVRESGLLGKLFRSLGVILDGAFHGGENKAELFQLGSEVIRCIANCFIDNDKNRKLFIEPHSTKRNEILDYHVGLILKLESADRCISGLQMRTIVMVRNLCFESEEYRSRCVEPVVGPLILFLKRHSQDYLEEEFSSAVVLGLQFLCDIMGVFYSQFDIENIMFFATLLRRAAATLESSNTRDSSAEEEQQQQQQQEEEEEEPCNEIVICLTQIIETCLDKNSKLDFSDLCRNSKLQRTLLETLDILYEKTFINKLIVMRSITSSIGYVSASKINSNKQDRPMCYELLNSSKNGYVISAALFVLSNSISERNDVEEILRHTSLAQFVNCTVYFKDPIQYQSFLDIFKKCLNLSTVSTFPVSDHSRLFNLLKLCHDQCRYYPSVSPILEGLLNKILVTFTGSSLLAATLLQDMVAEIGGVPACLMLDKISKQRDNASEDTFSKLFDAIFRFNDVTTSNEGTSIQYLFHMTKSIGMYLHDCSPNGSNLLLTKYTDSLLLLFKSIISLQDKNDPGSKSVWNNAKFDAGMILKLNKNATEPPSPQLSELLHTCRSLF
- the ENV9 gene encoding Env9p (similar to Ashbya gossypii AAL089W); protein product: MGKLKLEELPYYNPATERKVALVTGGNSGIGWYTVLHLYMHGFIVYVGGRNSSKVHKAINEIKEEAERRQDHSVTDTENEPERSFGEMRYLAIDLTDLKSVDKAAQKFMSCENSLDVLINNAGVMALPYELTIDGLEVQMQTNYVSHFLLTMRLLPYVKKCYGRVITLSSIGHNLQFRHFSLDQHFDYRPNILFTWMRYAMAKTASIQFTKMLAIKHPDVMCISVHPGLVMNTNLFSYWTRLPIVGIIFWILFQIIGFFFGVSNEEGSLSTLKSALSTNLTLEKDNGKYFTTGGVESKPSSVAKNLDHAASTWIWTVHKLRDRGFNV